A region of Corallincola holothuriorum DNA encodes the following proteins:
- a CDS encoding tetratricopeptide repeat protein, with protein sequence MNSRLLIQRRTDDRCLMKTGTVKAGLQAALLSLVIGLSGCAQLGEIADADSAAADTTTDSADAVASPEAPVAADDVAADAAIASDGDAQTDAATEPAEEVTPPSINPYLASEPVLSAMAKAKFDAALAKAKAAQSEAEVAAAIKAFEAVLAEQADLSGARVNLAQLYRMQGQTDTAMTQLKQAVKDNPNNLDGWNLLGVLQREQGDFTAAEQSYLEALQRWNDYAPAHRNIGILYELYMGRFNDALTHYEAYQALQEKPERRVKGWILLLQRRIDAGEGVDSAVPSEPEVAGEGA encoded by the coding sequence ATGAATAGTCGTTTGCTTATCCAACGTCGAACTGATGACCGTTGTCTGATGAAGACGGGCACAGTCAAAGCCGGTTTACAGGCGGCGCTGTTGAGCCTCGTTATTGGTTTGTCAGGATGTGCGCAGTTGGGCGAAATAGCAGACGCTGACAGCGCGGCTGCCGATACAACCACGGACAGTGCCGATGCGGTTGCTAGCCCAGAAGCCCCTGTTGCCGCTGATGATGTCGCGGCAGATGCTGCTATCGCTAGCGATGGTGATGCACAAACTGATGCTGCGACTGAGCCAGCGGAAGAGGTTACCCCGCCTTCGATTAATCCATATTTGGCTTCTGAGCCGGTGCTATCAGCTATGGCCAAGGCCAAATTTGATGCTGCATTAGCCAAGGCCAAGGCAGCACAATCTGAGGCCGAGGTGGCAGCAGCCATTAAGGCGTTCGAAGCGGTGTTGGCCGAGCAAGCGGATCTCTCAGGTGCGCGGGTGAATTTAGCGCAGCTGTATCGCATGCAGGGGCAAACAGACACCGCAATGACCCAGCTAAAGCAAGCGGTTAAAGACAACCCGAATAATTTAGATGGCTGGAATTTACTGGGCGTACTACAACGCGAACAGGGCGATTTTACGGCAGCAGAACAAAGCTATTTGGAAGCGCTGCAGCGTTGGAATGATTACGCGCCAGCACACCGTAATATTGGCATCTTGTATGAGTTGTATATGGGGCGTTTTAACGATGCGTTAACACATTATGAAGCGTATCAAGCCCTGCAGGAGAAGCCCGAGCGACGTGTCAAAGGCTGGATCTTGTTACTGCAGCGGCGTATTGACGCCGGAGAAGGTGTTGATAGTGCGGTGCCAAGTGAGCCTGAAGTAGCGGGAGAAGGAGCATGA
- a CDS encoding MotA/TolQ/ExbB proton channel family protein, which yields MDAYNTVIRFFQEGGQFMYPIALVMVVGLVIALERWLFLSSTGRANRKAAKIVQAGLATGDYQVLIKGAEKTKAPLLRVLASGVSRLKDAHRREDVEYAMEESIMEVMLRLEKRTQYLATLANIATLLGLLGTIIGLIAAFTAVANADPAEKANLLSQSISVAMNTTAFGLMTAIPLSIFHAVLQTKTSEIVDSLEVAGIKLLNMLSYKSKTDPEAAGSRG from the coding sequence ATGGACGCATACAACACAGTGATCCGCTTCTTCCAGGAAGGTGGTCAATTCATGTACCCCATCGCGTTAGTGATGGTGGTTGGTTTGGTTATCGCCCTCGAGCGTTGGTTGTTTTTAAGCTCAACTGGCCGCGCTAACCGCAAGGCCGCCAAAATAGTTCAAGCTGGCTTAGCCACTGGTGACTATCAGGTGTTGATCAAAGGCGCAGAAAAAACCAAGGCACCGCTGTTGCGCGTGTTAGCGTCAGGCGTGAGCCGTTTGAAAGATGCGCATCGCCGTGAAGATGTAGAGTACGCGATGGAAGAGAGCATCATGGAAGTGATGTTGCGCCTCGAAAAGCGGACACAGTATCTGGCCACCTTGGCCAATATTGCTACGCTACTTGGTCTACTCGGTACCATTATCGGTTTGATCGCAGCGTTTACCGCCGTGGCTAACGCGGATCCGGCTGAAAAGGCCAACCTGCTATCACAGAGTATCTCGGTGGCGATGAACACCACCGCTTTCGGTCTGATGACTGCGATCCCACTCTCTATTTTCCATGCCGTGTTGCAAACCAAAACCAGTGAGATCGTTGATAGCCTGGAAGTGGCCGGTATTAAGTTGCTTAACATGCTTTCTTATAAGTCGAAGACCGATCCGGAAGCAGCTGGCAGCAGGGGCTAA
- a CDS encoding ExbD/TolR family protein, with the protein MRRLRRPQKKDAELDITSFMNLMIVLVPVLLLGMVFSHISVLDIQLPEGGADNPDQKDPPKLLELIIRQDGMALNYPAGVPLKRLANKEQSYDFDGLSLYLQDLKRAFQQKGIEKRDIIILMEPDIDYQTLVTAMDTVRSFRAVVVASDVDAELFPEISLGDAPAAAKAKGAKR; encoded by the coding sequence ATGAGGCGGTTAAGACGTCCGCAGAAAAAGGACGCTGAACTCGATATCACCTCCTTCATGAATCTGATGATCGTGTTGGTTCCCGTGCTGCTGTTAGGCATGGTGTTCTCGCACATTTCGGTACTGGATATCCAGCTACCGGAAGGCGGCGCAGACAACCCCGATCAAAAAGATCCACCCAAGCTGTTGGAGCTGATTATCCGTCAGGATGGTATGGCGCTGAACTACCCCGCAGGTGTGCCCTTAAAGCGACTGGCAAATAAAGAGCAAAGCTATGATTTTGATGGCTTGTCGCTTTATCTTCAGGACCTGAAAAGAGCATTCCAGCAAAAAGGGATAGAAAAGCGCGACATCATTATTTTGATGGAGCCGGATATCGATTATCAGACCCTTGTTACTGCCATGGATACGGTGCGTTCATTTCGTGCCGTGGTTGTAGCCAGTGATGTAGATGCTGAGCTATTTCCCGAGATCTCATTAGGGGATGCCCCGGCAGCCGCTAAAGCGAAGGGGGCTAAACGATGA
- a CDS encoding ExbD/TolR family protein, with translation MKQSMRARRMARHHRKLSGAASKLNLVSLMDIFTILVFFLMVNSSEVQVLQSNKTIKLPDSVAEQRPEETLVIMVNSDNLVVQGRPIAKTSELMADDQALIPALQTELDYQAKRRPELSEQEKKLGRPVTIMGDASIPYELLKKVMATCADTDFRSISLAVNRKFVSDDAAAAEEGQQ, from the coding sequence ATGAAGCAATCAATGCGTGCGCGTCGTATGGCTCGCCACCATCGCAAATTGTCTGGTGCAGCCTCCAAGCTGAATCTGGTCTCACTGATGGATATCTTCACCATTCTGGTGTTCTTCCTGATGGTGAACTCCTCTGAAGTGCAGGTGCTGCAATCGAATAAAACCATTAAATTGCCTGACTCTGTGGCGGAACAACGCCCCGAGGAAACCTTGGTGATCATGGTCAACAGTGACAACTTGGTTGTACAAGGCCGACCGATCGCTAAAACCAGCGAATTGATGGCAGACGACCAAGCGCTGATCCCGGCGCTGCAAACGGAATTGGATTATCAGGCGAAACGTCGTCCGGAACTCAGCGAGCAAGAAAAGAAGCTAGGGCGTCCGGTGACCATTATGGGTGATGCTTCTATCCCTTACGAGTTGCTGAAGAAAGTGATGGCCACCTGTGCCGACACCGATTTCAGAAGTATCTCGTTGGCTGTTAACCGTAAGTTCGTTTCTGACGACGCTGCGGCAGCCGAGGAGGGCCAGCAGTGA
- a CDS encoding AgmX/PglI C-terminal domain-containing protein encodes MSIPLVSRSSFELSWQRREVDDQRFKRLLVIGLALLLCVSIAIPFVNVPEIEREKKEALPPQLAKVIIEEKKTPPPPPPKPKPEEKKKPEEKKPEEKKPEPKPKPKPKTAAEARKKASKAGLLAMQDDLAAMRESLDVGALKKDKLNKGSGDAAKTSRSLLAGKAKSGSGGISTSGLSSDAGGGTLAGRDTMIVEAPPELEDEQKKKRKRKDGKAGRSEEQLRMVLEQAKGSLYTLYNSALRKDPTLEGKVVFELVVEPDGSVSACKVVSSDLDNKKLERKLVLRLKLLNFGAEDVAQTKTRWSIEFLPN; translated from the coding sequence GTGAGCATTCCTTTAGTCAGTCGCTCAAGTTTCGAGCTTAGTTGGCAACGTCGTGAAGTTGATGACCAACGCTTCAAACGGCTGTTGGTGATTGGCCTGGCATTGTTGCTGTGCGTCAGTATTGCCATCCCCTTTGTAAACGTGCCAGAAATTGAGCGCGAGAAGAAAGAGGCGCTTCCACCGCAGTTGGCCAAGGTGATTATTGAGGAGAAGAAAACACCGCCTCCACCACCGCCAAAGCCAAAACCGGAAGAGAAGAAAAAGCCGGAAGAGAAAAAGCCAGAAGAGAAGAAACCTGAGCCTAAGCCAAAACCCAAGCCGAAAACTGCGGCAGAAGCGCGTAAAAAAGCGTCTAAAGCAGGCTTATTGGCGATGCAGGATGATTTGGCCGCCATGCGCGAATCCCTTGACGTCGGCGCACTGAAAAAAGACAAGCTGAACAAAGGCTCGGGTGATGCAGCGAAAACCTCGCGCTCACTGTTGGCGGGTAAAGCCAAGTCTGGCAGTGGTGGTATCAGTACCAGTGGCCTCAGTAGCGATGCCGGTGGCGGTACATTGGCTGGACGCGACACCATGATAGTGGAGGCGCCGCCGGAGCTGGAAGACGAGCAGAAGAAAAAGCGTAAACGCAAAGATGGCAAAGCCGGCCGCAGTGAAGAGCAGCTACGCATGGTGCTAGAACAGGCCAAAGGCAGTCTTTACACGCTTTATAACAGTGCCTTACGCAAAGACCCCACGCTGGAAGGTAAAGTGGTGTTTGAGCTGGTGGTTGAGCCCGATGGTAGTGTCAGTGCTTGTAAAGTCGTGAGCTCAGATCTCGACAACAAAAAGCTGGAACGCAAACTGGTGCTGCGCCTGAAGTTACTTAACTTTGGTGCAGAAGATGTAGCGCAAACCAAGACCCGTTGGTCGATTGAGTTCTTACCAAATTAA
- a CDS encoding PEP-CTERM sorting domain-containing protein encodes MLNKPYVLLFVAMFSAQTQAGVLSFEDVTAGNSSFLPINYAGFNWGEQAFGVIIDQHPSYSFQGTFGNSYGSPSGDYALYNSNGVNQGVRLNSIIDFNGAYFSSWANNNDFGDYGATSITINGYNSGILIDSKTMDLSANQYDWFDVGFSGVDELEFVTSGVEKWWVMDDFTYSTSQVAEVPEPASLGVFLAGVFGLLLTRKKPKC; translated from the coding sequence ATGTTAAACAAACCATATGTTCTTTTATTTGTAGCGATGTTCTCGGCACAAACACAAGCAGGTGTTTTAAGCTTTGAAGACGTAACTGCTGGAAACTCTTCGTTTCTACCAATAAATTACGCAGGATTCAATTGGGGAGAGCAAGCCTTTGGAGTAATTATTGATCAACATCCTAGCTATAGTTTCCAAGGTACTTTTGGAAATTCGTATGGCTCTCCTTCTGGTGATTATGCATTATACAATTCTAATGGTGTTAACCAGGGGGTGAGATTAAATTCCATCATTGATTTCAACGGAGCGTACTTTAGTTCTTGGGCAAATAATAACGACTTTGGTGATTATGGTGCCACATCAATAACTATAAATGGATACAACTCAGGTATATTGATTGATTCAAAAACAATGGATTTGTCAGCTAATCAATATGATTGGTTTGATGTAGGCTTTTCAGGAGTTGACGAACTAGAGTTTGTCACTAGTGGTGTTGAAAAGTGGTGGGTAATGGATGACTTTACTTACAGCACTTCTCAAGTCGCTGAAGTGCCTGAACCTGCTAGCTTAGGAGTTTTTTTAGCAGGAGTATTTGGATTGCTCTTAACAAGAAAAAAGCCCAAGTGCTAA
- a CDS encoding carboxymuconolactone decarboxylase family protein — MLGKHQKHYENFYHSTHENAHLDSKTELLVGLAAAMAMNCLPCTNYYLKQAKQAGITKGEVSDVTAKVMAVAAGQKKLQMQEVLAKYEIDLDSFEK, encoded by the coding sequence ATGTTAGGAAAGCATCAAAAGCATTACGAAAATTTTTATCACTCCACTCACGAAAATGCGCATCTGGATTCCAAAACAGAGCTTTTAGTGGGGCTTGCTGCCGCCATGGCGATGAATTGCTTGCCGTGTACAAATTATTACTTAAAGCAGGCAAAGCAAGCGGGCATAACAAAAGGTGAAGTTTCCGATGTTACGGCGAAGGTTATGGCTGTTGCAGCAGGGCAAAAGAAACTTCAAATGCAGGAGGTTCTCGCCAAGTACGAAATCGACCTGGACTCCTTTGAAAAGTGA
- a CDS encoding PEP-CTERM sorting domain-containing protein gives MKKQFFKIIMGLSLLVSASAAQAALIEYVGSWQVGDGPNWTTNPLAYSGVGAAEELFGAGTYMISTIDDQVANINNMAHYAIIGIGFEVFAEDYFRGVEGITRYQDVYIFDRDLDTVSAYVRDFGVGGTNYAFRISDVPAPAPLAMLGLGLAGLAFFRKKKAA, from the coding sequence ATGAAAAAGCAGTTTTTTAAAATCATCATGGGGTTGTCTCTTCTGGTCAGTGCCAGTGCAGCGCAAGCCGCTTTAATTGAATATGTAGGCTCATGGCAGGTTGGTGATGGTCCAAATTGGACAACCAACCCCCTTGCATATTCAGGTGTTGGTGCAGCTGAGGAGCTGTTTGGTGCTGGCACTTATATGATCTCGACAATTGACGATCAGGTCGCGAACATCAATAACATGGCTCACTACGCGATTATTGGTATCGGCTTCGAGGTTTTTGCTGAAGACTACTTCCGTGGTGTAGAAGGTATTACTCGCTATCAGGACGTTTACATTTTCGATCGTGACCTCGATACCGTCTCTGCTTATGTTCGTGACTTCGGTGTTGGTGGTACTAACTATGCATTCCGGATCAGTGACGTTCCTGCGCCAGCGCCACTGGCGATGCTTGGCTTAGGTCTGGCTGGCTTGGCCTTTTTTAGAAAGAAGAAAGCTGCTTAG
- a CDS encoding Rap1a/Tai family immunity protein: MMKCRLVLLMFCLSAGCFSPANAEDSFDTKTIGDLLTLCDMSIDDPWYGVSQAYCLGYISSAQDAQVIGKKGDPASCPDATVTRQQILDNFLVWANQHPEQMENPVPVSGLTLSASKKWPCQ, encoded by the coding sequence ATGATGAAATGCCGCCTAGTATTGTTGATGTTTTGTTTGTCTGCGGGTTGTTTTAGCCCAGCTAACGCCGAGGACAGTTTTGACACCAAAACTATCGGTGATCTGCTTACCCTGTGTGATATGTCGATTGATGACCCTTGGTATGGCGTGTCGCAGGCATATTGTCTGGGTTATATCAGCTCGGCCCAAGATGCACAGGTTATCGGTAAGAAAGGTGATCCTGCTTCCTGCCCTGATGCCACTGTGACGCGTCAGCAGATATTAGATAATTTTCTGGTTTGGGCAAATCAACACCCAGAGCAGATGGAGAACCCAGTGCCGGTGAGCGGCCTGACATTGTCCGCCAGTAAAAAGTGGCCTTGCCAGTAA
- a CDS encoding AbgT family transporter has protein sequence MDNTSTTWTTRALDRIEVVGNKLPDPAIIFLICLAIVWIASAIFSQVSFDAIDPRTGEAIVVNNLLTGDSLASFLSRMVPIFTGFAPLGVVLVAMLGVGVAEHSGFISAGLKRMLDSTPNSLLTPMVVMVAIVSHTATDAGYVLVIPLAGVIFYAMGRHPLAGIAAAFAGVSGGFCANFIPSAIDPLLQSFTQTAAQIIDPAIQVNPLNNWFFNSASSVLIIGIAWYLTDKVIEPRLKDVEVDGDPNDIPKFAELTAVQSRALRWASLTMLAGVIMLIAILVPESSPLRDASGKLTSFKAPIMQSIVPLIFLLFLLPGVVYGYLSGTYQTTKDMINSMTKAMNGMSYYIVMAFFCALFIDAFGKSNLGALMAIEGAEVLKALSLPTMVTVIGIVFLTGFVNLFVGSSSAKWALLGPIFVPMLMQLDISPDLTQIAYRIGDSSTNIITPLMPYFPLVVVYCQRYVKSTGIGTVLSLMLPFSISILILWSIFLLIYWGLGIPLGIQSSYLYTPAG, from the coding sequence ATGGATAACACGTCAACCACCTGGACCACCCGCGCCTTGGATCGCATTGAGGTGGTGGGTAACAAGCTGCCCGATCCCGCGATTATCTTTCTGATCTGTCTGGCGATAGTCTGGATCGCATCGGCGATCTTTTCTCAGGTCAGCTTCGACGCTATCGACCCGCGTACAGGCGAAGCGATCGTGGTAAACAACCTACTGACGGGCGATTCGCTGGCTAGCTTCTTGAGCCGGATGGTGCCCATATTTACCGGTTTTGCGCCTTTAGGTGTGGTGCTGGTTGCCATGCTTGGGGTGGGCGTAGCGGAACATTCCGGGTTTATCAGTGCCGGACTAAAGCGGATGCTGGATTCCACACCCAACAGCTTGCTGACACCGATGGTTGTTATGGTGGCCATCGTTAGTCACACCGCCACCGATGCGGGTTATGTGCTGGTGATCCCACTGGCAGGTGTGATCTTCTACGCCATGGGCCGACACCCATTAGCGGGTATTGCTGCTGCATTTGCCGGGGTCAGTGGCGGCTTCTGCGCCAACTTTATTCCGTCGGCCATCGACCCATTGCTGCAAAGTTTTACCCAAACCGCCGCACAAATTATCGACCCAGCAATTCAGGTTAACCCGCTGAATAACTGGTTCTTTAATTCAGCATCATCAGTGCTGATCATTGGTATCGCCTGGTATCTGACAGATAAGGTGATTGAACCCAGATTGAAAGATGTCGAAGTGGATGGTGACCCTAACGATATCCCTAAATTTGCAGAGCTTACAGCCGTACAAAGCCGTGCGCTGCGCTGGGCCAGCCTGACGATGCTGGCAGGGGTGATCATGCTTATTGCGATACTGGTGCCAGAGTCGAGCCCATTGCGGGATGCCAGCGGCAAGCTGACCTCCTTTAAAGCGCCGATAATGCAATCAATCGTACCGCTGATCTTTCTGCTATTCCTGTTGCCTGGCGTGGTGTATGGCTATCTCTCAGGTACTTACCAAACCACCAAAGATATGATTAACAGCATGACCAAAGCGATGAATGGGATGAGTTATTACATCGTGATGGCATTCTTCTGTGCGCTATTTATTGATGCCTTTGGTAAATCGAATCTTGGCGCGTTGATGGCCATTGAGGGCGCAGAGGTACTCAAGGCGTTGTCGCTGCCAACCATGGTGACAGTGATTGGTATTGTCTTTCTTACTGGCTTTGTGAACCTATTTGTCGGCTCCAGCTCGGCAAAGTGGGCGCTACTTGGCCCCATCTTTGTACCCATGCTGATGCAGTTGGATATCTCTCCGGATCTGACCCAAATTGCATATCGCATTGGTGATTCTTCCACCAATATCATTACCCCACTGATGCCCTATTTTCCGCTGGTGGTGGTGTATTGCCAACGCTATGTAAAATCCACGGGGATAGGTACCGTGCTGTCTCTGATGCTGCCATTTAGTATCAGTATTCTCATTCTGTGGAGCATCTTTCTGTTGATCTATTGGGGGCTGGGTATCCCGCTGGGTATTCAATCCAGCTACCTGTACACACCGGCCGGATAA
- a CDS encoding PepSY-associated TM helix domain-containing protein yields the protein MRKTLFKWHSYGALIAMLPLLIISITGSILVFKVEIDSLLRPQHMQVDATAETPRVSLDSLMHTMLAANPEFELGGWEIFDDKQRSDAGYLIRRGTEEWAKVYINQYSGALLSAPQPMDHYLTDWLLELHYSFLLHVKGASVGFVVALIMLFLGISGVILYRRFWAKLFTLRTTAAKRILFSDLHKFIGILSSPILIVIAFTGGYWNIMGIIHEVTEHGDGEHVYIQAPLHSPEISFESLRLQAEVEIDSYKAGYLAMPHEPDRDITFYGEVNSHNPLHSEYASTVSFDKTSGALLNKIDIREASFLRVFIDSFRKLHFGYFGGLFTRILWCVLGLAPVILAGTGLYLYWQRRRYSSKSKRIREQVRESFDTAG from the coding sequence ATGAGAAAGACCCTGTTTAAATGGCACTCCTATGGGGCACTGATCGCCATGTTACCGCTGCTTATTATTTCGATCACCGGCAGCATACTGGTATTTAAAGTTGAGATAGATTCCCTCCTGCGCCCCCAGCACATGCAGGTGGATGCGACAGCGGAAACGCCGCGCGTCAGCCTGGACAGCCTGATGCACACCATGTTGGCGGCCAACCCCGAATTCGAACTGGGCGGCTGGGAGATATTTGATGACAAGCAACGCTCTGATGCCGGCTACTTGATCCGCCGTGGCACCGAGGAGTGGGCCAAGGTCTATATCAACCAATACAGTGGGGCACTGCTTTCAGCACCACAACCGATGGACCACTACCTAACCGACTGGCTATTGGAGCTGCACTACAGCTTTTTACTGCACGTAAAAGGTGCCAGCGTAGGGTTTGTGGTTGCGCTGATCATGCTGTTTCTCGGCATCAGTGGCGTTATTCTTTACCGCCGCTTTTGGGCCAAACTATTCACTCTCCGAACCACCGCAGCCAAGCGGATCCTGTTCAGTGATCTGCATAAATTTATTGGCATCTTAAGTTCGCCCATATTGATCGTCATCGCCTTTACCGGTGGCTACTGGAACATCATGGGGATCATCCATGAAGTGACCGAACACGGCGACGGCGAACATGTCTATATTCAGGCACCACTGCATAGCCCAGAGATCTCATTCGAGTCTTTGCGGTTACAAGCGGAAGTAGAAATTGATAGCTACAAAGCGGGTTACCTTGCCATGCCCCACGAACCGGATCGTGATATCACTTTTTACGGTGAAGTAAACAGCCATAACCCGCTGCACAGCGAATACGCCAGCACAGTCAGTTTTGATAAAACCAGTGGCGCCTTGCTCAATAAGATAGATATTCGCGAGGCCAGTTTTCTGCGGGTATTCATCGACAGCTTTCGCAAGCTGCATTTTGGCTATTTTGGCGGCTTGTTCACCCGTATTCTTTGGTGTGTTTTGGGGTTAGCCCCCGTGATATTGGCTGGCACTGGCTTGTATTTGTACTGGCAACGCAGGCGCTATAGCAGCAAGTCGAAGCGGATAAGAGAACAAGTTAGAGAGAGCTTTGATACTGCAGGCTAG
- a CDS encoding TonB-dependent siderophore receptor gives MKQSLLIIPLALSTSSLSWADTPNDTDDIERIEVKGSYIQGYNAHSASGASKLELPIIEIPQSVSVITNQQLQDFQLTDINAALDTATGINVERIETDRTYYTARGFDVTNFQIDGIGLPLASGNNHAGEDTAIYDRLEVIRGANGLMTGVGNPSATINFIRKRPTADDQLVVNGTYGSWNSGRVEVDGSKRFSDRFAARAVLVSEDKESYLDRYETDKQVAYIFLEGHLTDDTTVSLSHSYSNNNADGNLWGALPLYYTDGSATDYGRSTSTSADWSNWNVIRNNTVVELDHQLNDNWQIRSTYSYRKTDEDSELFYVFGTPDRDTELGLTGYASGYHHDDEHNLFDLYLSGDFELFDRDHQLVAGVNYAKLDYTDKSLYDYTTGAGFPAMPDLNEWDGNTPKPVFADGETGGDVTQEQKAAYVTGRFNLFDGFHAIVGGRYNDWDVDGESYDVVRDTGDTEFIPYLGVVYRVLPHVVAYASYTETFQSQTELDIDDKTLDPVTGESSEIGLKSEWFDGRLLASVAYFDIQQKNLAILDPSTENLPPDQQRYIGADGISSNGFELDVAGEIYEGLNVSIGYTDFDIDGDEQVAAYTPSRMFKFTAVYEVPFVEGLSTGMNMRWQDDISRSQGVVGDDFANAGDEIVTEQDAYAIVDLMARYNFNDDVSLSVNAYNVTDEKYLTSLYWAQGYYGAPANYSATLSWAF, from the coding sequence ATGAAGCAGTCTCTGTTAATCATCCCTTTAGCCCTTAGCACCAGCTCCCTTAGCTGGGCTGACACCCCTAACGACACAGACGATATCGAAAGGATCGAAGTAAAAGGCAGTTATATTCAAGGCTACAACGCCCACTCAGCGAGCGGTGCTTCGAAGTTAGAACTGCCTATCATTGAGATCCCACAATCCGTCTCAGTTATCACCAATCAGCAGCTGCAAGATTTCCAGCTAACAGATATCAACGCTGCACTGGATACCGCCACGGGTATCAATGTCGAACGTATTGAAACCGATCGCACCTACTACACCGCCCGTGGTTTTGACGTTACCAACTTCCAGATTGACGGTATCGGCCTGCCATTGGCGTCAGGAAACAATCACGCCGGAGAAGACACGGCCATCTATGACCGATTAGAGGTGATCCGAGGTGCCAACGGCCTGATGACAGGTGTGGGCAACCCATCAGCAACCATCAACTTCATCCGTAAACGCCCCACCGCTGACGATCAGTTAGTAGTCAATGGCACCTACGGTAGTTGGAACAGTGGTCGCGTCGAGGTTGATGGCAGCAAGCGTTTCAGTGACCGCTTTGCCGCCCGCGCGGTGCTGGTCAGTGAGGACAAAGAATCCTATCTCGACCGTTACGAAACCGACAAACAGGTGGCCTATATTTTTCTCGAAGGCCATCTGACCGATGACACCACGGTGTCGCTCAGTCACAGCTATAGCAACAACAATGCTGATGGTAACCTGTGGGGCGCATTGCCACTGTATTACACCGACGGTAGTGCCACCGACTACGGACGCTCCACCAGCACCTCAGCGGATTGGTCCAATTGGAACGTGATACGCAACAACACCGTGGTAGAACTTGACCACCAGCTTAACGACAATTGGCAGATACGCTCGACCTACTCGTACCGCAAGACCGACGAAGACAGCGAACTTTTCTACGTATTTGGTACACCCGACCGAGATACTGAATTAGGATTAACAGGCTACGCCAGCGGGTACCATCATGATGACGAACACAATCTGTTCGACCTCTATCTCAGCGGTGATTTCGAGCTGTTTGATCGTGATCATCAACTGGTAGCTGGCGTTAACTACGCCAAGCTGGATTACACCGATAAATCCCTTTACGACTACACCACTGGCGCAGGCTTCCCAGCGATGCCTGATCTGAATGAGTGGGATGGCAACACGCCGAAACCGGTCTTTGCTGACGGTGAAACCGGTGGCGATGTCACGCAGGAACAAAAAGCCGCTTACGTGACCGGACGCTTTAATCTGTTCGATGGCTTCCATGCCATTGTCGGCGGCCGCTACAACGATTGGGATGTCGATGGTGAATCTTACGATGTGGTGCGTGACACCGGCGATACTGAGTTTATTCCCTATCTAGGCGTAGTGTACCGGGTACTTCCTCACGTCGTCGCGTATGCCAGCTATACCGAAACGTTTCAATCACAGACAGAGCTGGATATTGACGATAAAACCCTGGATCCAGTGACTGGCGAAAGCAGTGAAATAGGTCTGAAGAGTGAGTGGTTTGATGGCCGCCTGCTTGCCAGTGTCGCCTACTTCGATATTCAGCAGAAAAACCTGGCGATCCTCGATCCCAGCACCGAAAACCTGCCACCAGACCAACAGCGCTATATAGGTGCTGATGGTATCAGCAGTAACGGTTTTGAACTGGACGTCGCCGGTGAGATCTATGAGGGCTTGAATGTCAGCATTGGCTATACCGACTTTGATATCGACGGAGATGAGCAAGTAGCGGCCTATACCCCAAGCCGAATGTTCAAATTCACCGCGGTATATGAAGTGCCGTTTGTTGAAGGGCTAAGCACAGGTATGAACATGCGCTGGCAAGACGATATATCGCGCAGTCAGGGCGTCGTGGGTGACGATTTTGCCAATGCAGGTGATGAGATTGTTACCGAGCAGGATGCTTATGCCATCGTTGACCTAATGGCACGCTACAACTTTAACGACGATGTCAGCCTGAGCGTAAACGCCTACAACGTCACTGATGAAAAGTACCTCACCAGTTTGTACTGGGCGCAGGGCTATTACGGTGCACCGGCGAACTACAGCGCCACGCTGAGCTGGGCATTTTAA